A single genomic interval of Melanotaenia boesemani isolate fMelBoe1 chromosome 4, fMelBoe1.pri, whole genome shotgun sequence harbors:
- the LOC121638218 gene encoding BUB3-interacting and GLEBS motif-containing protein ZNF207-like isoform X2, which translates to MGRKKKKQMKPWCWYCNRDFDDEKILIQHQKAKHFKCHICHKKLYTGPGLAIHCMQVHKETIDSVPNAIPGRTDIELEIYGMEGIPEKDMQERRRTLEQKSQESQKKKSNNQDDSDDDDDDDEAGPSTQQVAAVQPQAGYATPMAQPGMPHVAGAPGIPPAGYQGMPPMMPGVPPMMHGMPPAMHGMPPAMMPMGGMMPPMMPGMPAIPPGIPPHMAPRPGIPHIAPAPAAGPIPSRPAAPVVQPAVTKPLFPSAAQAQQTTSGTAASNSLSTGASSDPPKATFPAYTQPSVSSSSSISSSNPSSSTVAKPPATVTSKPATLTTTSATSKLIHPDEDISLEEMKAQLPRYQRLIPRPGQAHAAAPAVAAVGNILPPQQGLPPQQPGMRHPMHGQYGAPPQGMPGYMPGGMPPYGQGPPMVPPYQGGPPMGMRPPVMSPAGRY; encoded by the exons ATGGGacgaaagaagaagaagcagatgaAGCCATGGTGTTG GTACTGTAATCGAGACTTTGATGATGAAAAAATCCTCATTCAGCATCAGAAGGCAAAGCATTTTAAGTGCCATATATGCCACAAGAAGCTGTACACTGGTCCTGGCTTGGCTATTCACTGCATGCAG GTGCACAAAGAGACAATTGATAGTGTACCAAACGCAATTCCTGGAAGAACAGACATTGAACTGGAGATTTATGGCATGGAGGGAATTCCAGAGAAGGACATGCAGGAAAGGAGACGAACATTAGAACAAAAATCACAAG agagTCAAAAGAAGAAGTCAAACAATCAAGATGACTCtgatgatgacgacgatgatgatgaagcGGGACCATCGACTCAGCAGGTTGCTGCAGTCCAGCCCCAAGCAGGCTATGCTACTCCAATGGCCCAGCCTGGGATGCCTCATGTGGCTGGCGCACCCGGGATTCCTCCTGCGGGATATCAAG GAATGCCTCCTATGATGCCCGGTGTTCCTCCCATGATGCACGGCATGCCTCCTGCAATGCATGGAATGCCACCAGC CATGATGCCAATGGGAGGGATGATGCCCCCTATGATGCCAGGGATGCCTGCTATACCTCCAG GAATACCACCTCACATGGCTCCAAGGCCTGGGATTCCCCACATTGCCCCAGCTCCTGCAGCAGGACCGATACCCAGCCGACCAGCAGCACCAGTGGTCCAGCCTGCTGTTACCAAACCGCTCTTCCCCAGTGCAGCACAG GCCCAACAGACCACTTCAGGAACTGCAGCTTCAAACTCACTCAGCACTGGAGCATCGTCCGACCCTCCCAAAGCGACATTCCCTGCTTATACCCAGCcctctgtctcctcttcctcttccatTTCTTCTTCTAATCCCTCTAGCAGCACTGTGGCCAAACCCCCTGCCACAGTGACCAGTAAGCCTGCCACCCTCACCACTACGAGTGCAACTAGTAAGTTGATCCACCCTGATGAGGATATCTCACTG GAGGAGATGAAAGCCCAGTTACCCCGTTACCAGCGTCTCATACCCAGACCTGGTCAGGCCCATGCAGCTGCTCCAGCAGTGGCAGCTGTGGGAAATATATTACCCCCACAGCAAGGCCTGCCACCACAGCAGCCTGGCATGAGGCATCCCATGCACG GTCAATATGGTGCCCCTCCTCAGGGCATGCCAGGCTACATGCCTGGGGGGATGCCTCCATATGGGCAAGGTCCTCCTATGGTGCCCCCTTACCAGGGAGGCCCTCCCATGGGTATGAGGCCGCCTGTCATGTCTCCGGCTGGACGCtactga
- the LOC121638218 gene encoding BUB3-interacting and GLEBS motif-containing protein ZNF207-like isoform X1: MGRKKKKQMKPWCWYCNRDFDDEKILIQHQKAKHFKCHICHKKLYTGPGLAIHCMQVHKETIDSVPNAIPGRTDIELEIYGMEGIPEKDMQERRRTLEQKSQESQKKKSNNQDDSDDDDDDDEAGPSTQQVAAVQPQAGYATPMAQPGMPHVAGAPGIPPAGYQGMPPMMPGVPPMMHGMPPAMHGMPPAMMPMGGMMPPMMPGMPAIPPGIPPHMAPRPGIPHIAPAPAAGPIPSRPAAPVVQPAVTKPLFPSAAQMGSGVHSSTAAVSSPPADLQSASSQPLFPNIPQAQQTTSGTAASNSLSTGASSDPPKATFPAYTQPSVSSSSSISSSNPSSSTVAKPPATVTSKPATLTTTSATSKLIHPDEDISLEEMKAQLPRYQRLIPRPGQAHAAAPAVAAVGNILPPQQGLPPQQPGMRHPMHGQYGAPPQGMPGYMPGGMPPYGQGPPMVPPYQGGPPMGMRPPVMSPAGRY, from the exons ATGGGacgaaagaagaagaagcagatgaAGCCATGGTGTTG GTACTGTAATCGAGACTTTGATGATGAAAAAATCCTCATTCAGCATCAGAAGGCAAAGCATTTTAAGTGCCATATATGCCACAAGAAGCTGTACACTGGTCCTGGCTTGGCTATTCACTGCATGCAG GTGCACAAAGAGACAATTGATAGTGTACCAAACGCAATTCCTGGAAGAACAGACATTGAACTGGAGATTTATGGCATGGAGGGAATTCCAGAGAAGGACATGCAGGAAAGGAGACGAACATTAGAACAAAAATCACAAG agagTCAAAAGAAGAAGTCAAACAATCAAGATGACTCtgatgatgacgacgatgatgatgaagcGGGACCATCGACTCAGCAGGTTGCTGCAGTCCAGCCCCAAGCAGGCTATGCTACTCCAATGGCCCAGCCTGGGATGCCTCATGTGGCTGGCGCACCCGGGATTCCTCCTGCGGGATATCAAG GAATGCCTCCTATGATGCCCGGTGTTCCTCCCATGATGCACGGCATGCCTCCTGCAATGCATGGAATGCCACCAGC CATGATGCCAATGGGAGGGATGATGCCCCCTATGATGCCAGGGATGCCTGCTATACCTCCAG GAATACCACCTCACATGGCTCCAAGGCCTGGGATTCCCCACATTGCCCCAGCTCCTGCAGCAGGACCGATACCCAGCCGACCAGCAGCACCAGTGGTCCAGCCTGCTGTTACCAAACCGCTCTTCCCCAGTGCAGCACAG ATGGGCTCTGGTGTTCACAGCAGCACAGCAGCCGTTTCTTCTCCACCTGCAGACCTTCAGTCTGCCTCATCTCAGCCTCTCTTTCCTAACATACCACAA GCCCAACAGACCACTTCAGGAACTGCAGCTTCAAACTCACTCAGCACTGGAGCATCGTCCGACCCTCCCAAAGCGACATTCCCTGCTTATACCCAGCcctctgtctcctcttcctcttccatTTCTTCTTCTAATCCCTCTAGCAGCACTGTGGCCAAACCCCCTGCCACAGTGACCAGTAAGCCTGCCACCCTCACCACTACGAGTGCAACTAGTAAGTTGATCCACCCTGATGAGGATATCTCACTG GAGGAGATGAAAGCCCAGTTACCCCGTTACCAGCGTCTCATACCCAGACCTGGTCAGGCCCATGCAGCTGCTCCAGCAGTGGCAGCTGTGGGAAATATATTACCCCCACAGCAAGGCCTGCCACCACAGCAGCCTGGCATGAGGCATCCCATGCACG GTCAATATGGTGCCCCTCCTCAGGGCATGCCAGGCTACATGCCTGGGGGGATGCCTCCATATGGGCAAGGTCCTCCTATGGTGCCCCCTTACCAGGGAGGCCCTCCCATGGGTATGAGGCCGCCTGTCATGTCTCCGGCTGGACGCtactga